The Papio anubis isolate 15944 chromosome 5, Panubis1.0, whole genome shotgun sequence genome has a segment encoding these proteins:
- the C5H5orf24 gene encoding UPF0461 protein C5orf24 homolog isoform X2: MMHPVASSNPAFCGPGKPSCLNEDAMRAADQFDIYSSQQSKYSHTVNHKPMVCQRQDPLNETHLQTTSGRSIEIKDELKKKKNLNRSGKRGRPSGTTKSAGYRTSTGRPLGTTKAAGFKTSPGRPLGTTKAAGYKVSPGRPPGKKQQAFRCSSDA; the protein is encoded by the coding sequence atgATGCATCCTGTTGCCAGCAGTAATCCAGCTTTCTGTGGGCCTGGCAAGCCTTCCTGCCTCAATGAAGATGCCATGAGAGCTGCTGATCAGTTTGACATATATTCCTCCCAGCAAAGCAAATACAGCCACACAGTCAACCACAAACCAATGGTTTGTCAGAGGCAAGACCCATTAAATGAAACACACTTGCAGACTACAAGTGGCAGAAGCATAGAAATAAAAGACgaactaaagaaaaagaagaatctcAACCGATCTGGTAAGCGTGGCCGGCCTTCGGGAACCACCAAATCAGCAGGATACCGAACCAGCACAGGCAGACCCCTGGGAACCACCAAAGCAGCTGGATTTAAGACAAGTCCAGGCAGACCTTTGGGGACAACTAAAGCTGCGGGATACAAAGTCAGCCCAGGGAGACCTCCAG
- the C5H5orf24 gene encoding UPF0461 protein C5orf24 homolog isoform X1, with translation MMHPVASSNPAFCGPGKPSCLNEDAMRAADQFDIYSSQQSKYSHTVNHKPMVCQRQDPLNETHLQTTSGRSIEIKDELKKKKNLNRSGKRGRPSGTTKSAGYRTSTGRPLGTTKAAGFKTSPGRPLGTTKAAGYKVSPGRPPGSIKALSRLADLGYGCGTAAFPYPMMHGRAVHGVEETSSEVKPPNE, from the coding sequence atgATGCATCCTGTTGCCAGCAGTAATCCAGCTTTCTGTGGGCCTGGCAAGCCTTCCTGCCTCAATGAAGATGCCATGAGAGCTGCTGATCAGTTTGACATATATTCCTCCCAGCAAAGCAAATACAGCCACACAGTCAACCACAAACCAATGGTTTGTCAGAGGCAAGACCCATTAAATGAAACACACTTGCAGACTACAAGTGGCAGAAGCATAGAAATAAAAGACgaactaaagaaaaagaagaatctcAACCGATCTGGTAAGCGTGGCCGGCCTTCGGGAACCACCAAATCAGCAGGATACCGAACCAGCACAGGCAGACCCCTGGGAACCACCAAAGCAGCTGGATTTAAGACAAGTCCAGGCAGACCTTTGGGGACAACTAAAGCTGCGGGATACAAAGTCAGCCCAGGGAGACCTCCAGGTAGCATTAAAGCTCTATCCCGTCTTGCCGATCTTGGTTATGGCTGTGGCACTGCTGCTTTTCCTTACCCTATGATGCATGGCAGAGCAGTTCACGGGGTAGAGGAAACTAGCAGTGAAGTCAAACCACCCAATGAGTGA